The following proteins come from a genomic window of Aequorivita marisscotiae:
- the mfd gene encoding transcription-repair coupling factor, protein MSKTLVTSLYSQSSQTRKLEETIVQSQKSTSVSGLVGSSLSIVLAQTFRNTDLPFLLILNDKEEAAYHLNDLENLLGDKNVLFYPGSYRRPYQIEETDNANVLLRSEVLNRINSRKKPALIVTYPEALFEKVVTRKELERNTLKIAINDQLSIDFVNEVLFEYRFKRTDFVTEPGEFSVRGGILDVFSFSNDEPYRIEFFGDEVDSIRTIDVETQLSLEQVKKVSIIPNVENKMIDENRESFLKYIASKTVVFLKNEELFSSAINNLFKKATEAFNSIDSEIKRAKPSELFCTSELLNEQLNDFTKVQLSINKTFLPSGGAGSGLSFSTKPQPSFNKQFNLLIENLNDNTEKGYKNYIFCSSEQQAKRFHDIFEDAEQNVNQFETIVFPLFQGFIDDDLKIVCYTDHQIFERYHKFQLKNGYAKKQAITLKEITNLEVGDYVTHIDHGIGKFGGLQKIEVEGKMQEAIKLFYGERDILYLSIHSLHKISKYNGKDGREPKIYKLGSDAWKKLKQKTKTRVKEIAFNLIELYAKRRTLKGFAFDPDSYLQAELESSFIYEDTPDQSTATEDVKKDMENERPMDRLVCGDVGFGKTEVAIRAAFKAVDNGKQVAVLVPTTILAFQHFKTFSERLSEMPVKVDYLNRFRTAKERRTVLEELKNGKLDVVIGTHQLVNKSVEFKDLGLLIIDEEQKFGVAVKDKLKTIKENVDTLTLTATPIPRTLQFSLMAARDLSVITTPPPNRYPVETHVIRFGEESIRDAVRYEISRGGQVFFVHNRIENIKEVAGMIQRLVPDAKIGIGHGQMDGKKLEDLMLRFMNNEFDVLVSTTIIESGLDVPNANTIFINNANNFGLSDLHQMRGRVGRSNKKAFCYFITPEYSAMTDEARKRITALEQFSELGSGINIAMKDLEIRGAGDLLGGEQSGFINEIGFETYQKILAEAIEELKDKEFKNLYEETEGPKKNFVKEMTIDTDFELLFPDDYVNNITERLNLYTKLNELKNEAELQKFEKELLDRFGEMPKQAEDLLNSVRIKWIAISMGLERLIMKQKKMVGYFVADQQSAFYQSPSFTKVLQYVQTHSQKVTMKEKQTRNGLRLLLNFEGIYSVEKALRALEPFSE, encoded by the coding sequence ATGAGCAAAACTCTAGTTACGTCACTTTATTCTCAGTCTTCGCAAACACGAAAACTGGAGGAAACTATTGTCCAATCTCAAAAAAGTACATCGGTTTCAGGTCTTGTGGGTTCTTCGCTCTCGATAGTTTTAGCCCAAACTTTTCGAAATACGGATTTGCCATTTTTGCTAATTTTAAATGATAAAGAAGAAGCCGCTTACCATTTAAACGATTTGGAAAATTTATTGGGCGATAAAAATGTGCTTTTTTATCCGGGAAGCTATCGGCGGCCCTATCAAATTGAAGAGACAGACAACGCCAATGTTTTATTGCGAAGCGAGGTTTTAAACCGAATAAATTCCCGCAAAAAACCCGCGCTTATTGTAACCTATCCCGAAGCGCTTTTTGAGAAAGTTGTAACTCGAAAAGAGTTGGAACGCAACACCTTGAAAATTGCCATAAACGACCAACTTTCAATAGATTTTGTAAACGAGGTTTTGTTTGAATACCGCTTTAAGCGTACCGATTTTGTTACCGAACCGGGCGAATTTTCGGTGCGTGGGGGAATTTTGGACGTGTTCAGTTTTAGCAACGATGAACCTTACAGAATTGAATTTTTTGGGGATGAGGTTGATAGTATTCGCACCATCGATGTGGAAACGCAACTATCTTTGGAACAGGTGAAAAAAGTATCAATCATTCCGAATGTAGAAAACAAAATGATCGATGAAAATCGCGAAAGTTTTTTGAAGTATATCGCTTCAAAAACAGTGGTTTTTCTAAAAAACGAAGAGCTTTTCAGTAGCGCGATAAATAATCTTTTCAAAAAAGCGACAGAAGCTTTTAATTCAATCGATTCAGAAATAAAACGCGCAAAACCTTCGGAATTATTCTGTACTTCGGAATTGTTAAACGAGCAATTGAATGATTTTACAAAAGTTCAACTAAGCATTAATAAAACTTTCCTCCCCTCGGGAGGGGCTGGGAGTGGGCTTTCGTTTTCAACCAAACCGCAACCATCATTCAACAAACAATTCAACTTACTGATTGAAAATTTGAATGATAATACCGAAAAAGGGTATAAAAACTACATTTTTTGCAGCAGCGAACAGCAGGCAAAACGATTTCACGATATTTTTGAAGATGCTGAACAGAATGTAAATCAATTTGAAACTATTGTTTTTCCGCTATTTCAAGGATTTATTGATGACGATTTAAAAATTGTTTGCTACACTGATCATCAAATTTTTGAGCGTTACCATAAATTTCAACTGAAAAATGGATACGCTAAAAAACAGGCAATTACTTTAAAGGAAATTACCAATCTGGAAGTGGGCGATTATGTAACGCATATTGACCATGGAATAGGGAAATTTGGCGGTTTGCAGAAGATTGAGGTAGAAGGAAAAATGCAGGAAGCCATTAAACTTTTTTATGGCGAGCGCGATATTTTATATCTCAGTATTCATTCGCTGCATAAGATTTCAAAATACAACGGCAAGGATGGGAGAGAGCCCAAAATCTATAAATTGGGCAGCGATGCGTGGAAAAAATTAAAGCAAAAAACCAAAACGCGCGTTAAGGAAATTGCTTTCAATTTAATTGAATTATACGCCAAACGCCGCACGCTAAAAGGTTTCGCCTTTGACCCCGATAGCTATTTGCAAGCCGAATTGGAATCGTCCTTTATTTATGAAGATACCCCGGACCAGAGTACAGCAACCGAAGATGTAAAAAAAGATATGGAAAACGAGCGCCCAATGGATCGTTTGGTCTGTGGCGATGTGGGTTTCGGAAAAACGGAAGTGGCCATTCGAGCAGCTTTTAAAGCAGTTGACAATGGAAAACAGGTCGCAGTTTTGGTGCCAACAACTATTTTGGCATTTCAGCATTTTAAAACATTTTCAGAGCGTCTTTCGGAGATGCCCGTGAAAGTTGATTATTTAAACCGTTTTAGAACTGCGAAAGAACGAAGAACCGTTTTGGAAGAGTTGAAAAATGGTAAACTCGATGTTGTTATCGGCACTCATCAATTAGTAAACAAATCGGTTGAATTTAAGGATTTGGGACTTTTGATTATTGATGAAGAGCAAAAATTTGGAGTAGCCGTAAAAGACAAATTAAAGACCATTAAAGAAAATGTAGATACGCTCACGCTAACGGCAACGCCCATTCCGCGAACGTTGCAGTTTAGTTTGATGGCCGCACGTGACCTTTCGGTAATTACCACGCCGCCGCCAAACCGCTATCCCGTGGAAACGCACGTTATTCGTTTCGGGGAAGAAAGTATTCGCGATGCGGTTCGCTATGAAATTTCGCGCGGAGGCCAGGTTTTCTTTGTTCACAACCGAATTGAAAATATAAAAGAAGTCGCTGGGATGATTCAACGTTTGGTGCCAGATGCCAAAATTGGAATTGGTCACGGCCAAATGGACGGGAAAAAACTGGAAGATTTAATGCTTCGATTTATGAACAATGAATTCGATGTTTTGGTATCCACAACTATTATTGAAAGTGGCTTGGACGTACCGAACGCCAATACTATTTTCATCAATAATGCTAATAATTTCGGACTTTCAGATTTACACCAAATGCGCGGTCGTGTTGGGCGAAGCAACAAAAAAGCGTTTTGTTATTTTATCACTCCGGAATATTCGGCAATGACGGACGAAGCGCGAAAACGAATTACGGCTTTGGAACAATTTTCAGAATTGGGCAGCGGCATCAACATCGCGATGAAGGATTTGGAAATCCGCGGTGCTGGCGATTTATTGGGTGGTGAGCAGAGTGGATTTATAAACGAAATTGGTTTTGAAACCTATCAAAAAATTCTAGCCGAAGCGATTGAGGAATTGAAGGATAAAGAGTTTAAAAATTTGTACGAAGAAACAGAAGGTCCGAAGAAGAATTTCGTAAAAGAAATGACCATCGACACCGATTTCGAACTTCTTTTCCCAGATGATTACGTTAACAATATTACCGAAAGACTTAATCTATATACCAAACTGAACGAGTTGAAAAACGAAGCCGAGCTTCAAAAGTTTGAAAAAGAATTGCTGGACCGTTTTGGGGAAATGCCAAAACAAGCCGAAGATTTACTGAACAGTGTTCGCATAAAATGGATTGCAATATCTATGGGCTTGGAACGATTAATTATGAAGCAGAAAAAAATGGTAGGTTATTTTGTGGCAGACCAACAAAGTGCTTTTTACCAAAGTCCGTCGTTTACAAAAGTGCTTCAATACGTGCAAACCCATTCACAAAAAGTAACAATGAAGGAAAAGCAAACCCGCAACGGATTGCGATTATTGCTTAATTTTGAAGGAATTTATTCGGTTGAAAAAGCGCTTCGGGCTTTGGAGCCTTTTTCTGAATAA
- a CDS encoding tryptophan-rich sensory protein gives MKKTLQIANIIAFVTTVFVNYLSNTGAINNTTIGEISESSKNLFTPAGYAFSIWGLIYLLLLGFIIYQSRSLFTKVRDDDFILKTGWWFVLSCFANIMWITFWLYGYMEYSILAIFVLLFSLLKIVMNNRMELWDAPISVIAFLWWPFVFYSGWVTVASIANVAAYLTSINWNAWGYSEISWAVTMIIIAGIINLVVTWRRNMREFALVGVWALAAIAVANWEVSQTVAYAAIAVAAVLFVSSGYHAFKNRDTSPVNKCKEYLNKQNI, from the coding sequence ATGAAAAAAACACTACAAATAGCAAACATCATCGCTTTCGTGACAACGGTTTTCGTCAATTATTTGTCAAACACGGGCGCGATAAACAATACCACAATAGGCGAAATTTCAGAATCTTCAAAAAACCTTTTTACGCCTGCCGGTTATGCTTTCTCCATTTGGGGTTTGATTTATCTGCTACTGTTGGGTTTCATAATCTACCAAAGCCGAAGTCTTTTTACCAAAGTGCGCGATGATGACTTCATTTTAAAAACAGGTTGGTGGTTTGTGCTTTCCTGCTTTGCCAACATTATGTGGATTACTTTCTGGCTATATGGCTACATGGAATATTCAATTCTCGCCATTTTCGTTCTGCTTTTTTCACTTTTAAAAATTGTAATGAATAACCGGATGGAACTTTGGGATGCACCAATTTCGGTCATTGCATTTCTTTGGTGGCCTTTTGTTTTTTACAGCGGTTGGGTTACCGTTGCCAGTATCGCAAATGTTGCAGCATATTTAACAAGCATTAATTGGAATGCATGGGGTTATAGCGAGATTTCGTGGGCGGTAACGATGATAATCATTGCGGGAATCATTAATCTAGTTGTTACATGGCGAAGAAACATGCGCGAATTTGCCTTGGTGGGCGTGTGGGCCTTAGCGGCAATAGCAGTCGCTAATTGGGAAGTGAGCCAAACCGTTGCCTATGCCGCAATTGCAGTGGCTGCTGTGCTTTTTGTGAGCAGTGGATATCACGCATTCAAAAATCGCGATACCAGTCCTGTGAATAAATGCAAAGAATATTTAAATAAACAAAACATTTAA
- the pdeM gene encoding ligase-associated DNA damage response endonuclease PdeM, producing MIQNISIKNNDFKLHPSGAIFWKDKKMLLIADVHLGKIAHFRKHGAPVPANAAYKNLEKLTEICNHFKPETICFLGDLFHSKLNEEWQDFEKWTEYTKAEIVLISGNHDIIPQYLYEELGIKVFDEFLLDGFLLTHHPTEIKGAFNFCGHVHPGVRMKGVGRQYVRFSCFYKTLNSLILPAFGNFTGKHILKPSENDEIFAIVEGEVICVSRN from the coding sequence ATGATACAAAATATTTCAATTAAAAATAACGACTTCAAATTACACCCTAGTGGCGCCATCTTTTGGAAAGACAAGAAAATGCTGTTAATCGCCGATGTGCATCTGGGTAAAATTGCACATTTCAGAAAACACGGCGCGCCCGTTCCGGCAAATGCAGCGTATAAAAACCTTGAAAAACTTACCGAGATATGCAATCACTTTAAGCCTGAGACTATCTGCTTTTTGGGCGATCTTTTCCACAGCAAATTAAACGAGGAATGGCAGGATTTTGAAAAGTGGACGGAATACACAAAGGCGGAAATAGTCCTGATTTCGGGCAATCACGATATTATTCCACAGTATTTATACGAAGAATTAGGAATTAAGGTTTTTGACGAATTTTTGCTCGACGGCTTTTTGTTGACCCATCACCCCACTGAGATTAAAGGTGCGTTCAATTTTTGTGGCCACGTGCACCCGGGCGTTCGGATGAAGGGCGTTGGTAGGCAATACGTGCGGTTTTCATGTTTTTATAAAACCCTTAACAGCCTTATTCTCCCTGCTTTTGGTAACTTTACGGGAAAGCATATTTTAAAACCTTCAGAAAATGATGAAATATTCGCCATTGTTGAAGGAGAAGTAATTTGTGTTTCAAGAAACTAA
- a CDS encoding helix-turn-helix domain-containing protein — MKQPELGRKILELRKQKGFTQEELVEQCNINVRTIQRIEAGEVMPRSFTLKTILNVLGEDLEKLQESEPSFFKNIDLKEIAFSAFYIKLAWICGIIYFLSGFVEFAVDYARFYEDELILPKAAYISMKFIIMLAFIYFSWGFVLSGKIFNNYLLKIGAYFLIGTTILFYGYDMVSLYFEPFYIEYVITIQSIFCGIGSVIFGLALMRLKGNFGKIPEIAGGFQVVSGILFTLVFMAWLGLAFLIPATILQIILLYKIEDLLKTERDFRQSLS; from the coding sequence ATGAAACAACCAGAACTCGGTCGAAAAATTTTGGAACTCCGAAAGCAAAAAGGCTTTACGCAGGAAGAACTTGTGGAGCAATGCAACATAAACGTGCGGACCATTCAGCGTATTGAAGCGGGTGAAGTAATGCCGCGCAGCTTTACACTGAAAACCATACTTAATGTGTTGGGCGAAGATTTGGAAAAATTGCAAGAATCAGAACCTTCTTTTTTTAAAAATATCGATTTAAAGGAAATAGCATTTTCAGCGTTTTACATAAAACTCGCTTGGATCTGTGGAATTATTTATTTCCTTTCCGGTTTTGTGGAATTTGCAGTGGACTACGCCCGATTTTATGAAGATGAATTGATACTGCCAAAAGCCGCTTACATAAGTATGAAATTTATTATAATGCTGGCCTTTATTTATTTTTCATGGGGTTTTGTTTTAAGCGGGAAAATCTTCAATAATTATTTGCTGAAAATTGGAGCTTACTTTTTAATTGGCACCACCATTTTATTTTATGGGTATGATATGGTTTCACTTTATTTTGAGCCATTTTATATTGAATACGTAATTACAATACAATCTATTTTCTGTGGAATTGGAAGTGTTATTTTTGGATTGGCTTTAATGCGATTGAAAGGTAATTTCGGGAAAATTCCAGAAATTGCCGGCGGATTTCAGGTAGTGAGCGGAATATTGTTCACCTTGGTTTTTATGGCGTGGTTGGGACTTGCCTTTTTAATTCCGGCTACTATTTTGCAAATTATTTTGCTTTATAAAATTGAAGATTTATTAAAAACCGAAAGAGATTTCCGCCAAAGTTTATCCTGA
- a CDS encoding type II toxin-antitoxin system RelE/ParE family toxin has translation MGNYRILIEEDAKFDIAEAYDWYSKISLKICASFLTEIKKTIAYLSKNPFLFQFVYKDFRQVPVKKFPFVILYKIDSENVKIFRIFPTNMNPDNKFKVFRK, from the coding sequence ATGGGCAACTATCGAATTTTGATAGAAGAGGATGCAAAATTCGATATTGCCGAAGCCTACGATTGGTATTCAAAAATATCATTGAAAATTTGCGCGTCCTTTCTTACTGAAATAAAGAAAACCATAGCGTATTTATCGAAAAATCCTTTTCTTTTTCAATTTGTTTATAAAGATTTTAGACAGGTTCCAGTCAAAAAATTCCCGTTCGTTATTCTTTACAAAATTGATTCGGAAAATGTGAAAATTTTTCGAATTTTCCCGACAAATATGAATCCTGATAATAAATTTAAGGTTTTCAGGAAATAA
- a CDS encoding ligase-associated DNA damage response DEXH box helicase, whose protein sequence is MKQSELISIAEDWFQTKNWKSFPFQRKTWKAFLGGKHGLLNAPTGSGKTYALWVPIVLQYLKENPAYKTKHTKGLKAIWITPLRALSVEIQQAAQRFADDLGTGLTVGIRTGDTTQSERAKQKRQMPDLLITTPESLMLLLASKDYDKIFKPLTAIVVDEWHELLGSKRGVQMELALSRLKTVSKHLRIWGISATIGNLEEAQDVLLGMDSEFRKNEVLIKSNQKSKIEVRSIIPKKMETFPWRGHLGLHLLEEIVPIIKTSKTTIIFTNTRGQCEIWFQKLLEKHPEFAGEIAMHHGSIGKDTRLWVEQAIRNESLLAVVATSSLDLGVDFAPVETVIQIGGPKGVAKFLQRAGRSNHRPGEPSVIYFLPTHALELLEASALKRAVKDEVVEDRNPYLLSFDVLIQYLVTLSVSNGFFPKEIFPEIKKTFCFQGITEEQWKWCLNFITIGSQSLQAYDEYKKVEVTPEGLFKVESRQIAMMHRLSIGTIVSDSMMLVKYVSGGFIGTIEEWFISKMKPGDTFVFAGRTLELVRIRQMQAQVRKSSKRTANIVSFMGGRLPLSSQMSKILREELQSESDHKRNTPELKALSHIFDRQERESIVPGENEFLIETFKTREGYHALFYPFEGRFVHEAMSSLLAYRISLLLPITFSLAYNDYGFELLSDQFLDIQTVLDNNLFSSEYLYEDLQKSLNSTELARRKFRDIAVISGMVFQGYPNKVIKTKHLQSNSQLLFDVFRDYESDNLLYLQAYRETFEHQLEEGRLRQALERINSQKIIWKQCEKATPFSFPIITDRLREKLSSEKLADRIKKMTLQLEK, encoded by the coding sequence ATGAAACAATCTGAACTTATTTCAATTGCGGAAGATTGGTTTCAAACAAAAAATTGGAAGTCATTTCCTTTTCAAAGAAAAACGTGGAAAGCATTTCTGGGCGGGAAGCACGGTCTTTTAAATGCCCCAACCGGAAGTGGGAAAACCTATGCGCTTTGGGTACCAATCGTACTTCAATATTTAAAGGAAAATCCCGCGTATAAAACAAAACATACAAAAGGACTAAAAGCCATTTGGATTACCCCATTGCGCGCTCTTTCTGTAGAAATTCAACAAGCGGCACAGCGTTTTGCCGACGATTTGGGAACAGGATTAACCGTTGGGATCCGCACAGGCGATACCACCCAAAGCGAACGCGCAAAGCAAAAACGCCAAATGCCCGATCTGCTGATAACGACACCCGAAAGTCTGATGCTTTTGCTGGCGTCAAAAGATTATGATAAAATCTTTAAGCCATTAACTGCGATTGTGGTTGATGAATGGCACGAACTTTTGGGAAGTAAACGCGGCGTGCAAATGGAACTCGCGCTTTCACGTTTAAAAACGGTTTCAAAACATTTGAGAATTTGGGGAATTTCGGCGACCATTGGCAATCTTGAAGAAGCACAGGATGTCCTGTTGGGAATGGATTCTGAATTCAGAAAAAATGAAGTTTTGATTAAATCCAATCAAAAGTCGAAAATAGAAGTACGTTCCATCATTCCAAAAAAGATGGAAACTTTTCCTTGGCGCGGGCATTTAGGACTGCATCTTTTGGAAGAAATTGTTCCAATAATTAAGACTAGCAAAACCACGATTATTTTTACAAATACACGCGGACAGTGCGAAATCTGGTTTCAGAAACTACTCGAAAAACATCCCGAGTTTGCCGGCGAAATTGCAATGCACCACGGAAGCATCGGTAAAGATACGCGGCTGTGGGTGGAACAGGCTATTCGCAATGAATCGTTATTGGCGGTAGTTGCAACCTCCAGTCTCGATTTGGGGGTTGATTTTGCACCTGTAGAAACGGTAATTCAAATTGGCGGACCTAAAGGAGTTGCCAAATTTCTTCAACGTGCAGGGCGAAGTAATCACCGTCCGGGGGAGCCTTCGGTTATTTACTTTTTGCCAACCCACGCTTTGGAATTGTTGGAGGCTTCGGCTTTAAAACGGGCTGTAAAAGATGAAGTTGTTGAAGATAGAAATCCATATTTGCTCAGTTTTGACGTGTTAATTCAGTATTTGGTGACACTTTCGGTAAGTAACGGATTTTTTCCAAAGGAAATTTTCCCAGAAATTAAAAAAACCTTTTGCTTTCAAGGAATAACAGAGGAACAGTGGAAATGGTGCCTAAATTTTATAACTATTGGAAGCCAAAGTTTGCAAGCCTACGACGAATATAAAAAAGTTGAAGTTACTCCCGAAGGGCTATTTAAAGTGGAAAGCAGGCAGATTGCAATGATGCACCGTTTGAGTATTGGCACAATAGTGAGTGATAGTATGATGCTCGTAAAATATGTTTCCGGCGGATTTATTGGCACGATTGAAGAATGGTTTATCAGTAAAATGAAACCCGGTGACACCTTTGTTTTTGCAGGAAGAACTTTGGAATTGGTCAGAATTCGGCAAATGCAGGCTCAAGTTCGAAAAAGCAGCAAACGAACTGCAAATATTGTAAGTTTTATGGGCGGGCGGTTGCCCCTTTCTTCGCAAATGAGTAAAATTCTGCGGGAAGAATTGCAAAGTGAATCCGACCACAAACGAAACACGCCGGAATTAAAGGCATTGAGCCATATTTTTGACAGGCAGGAACGCGAAAGTATCGTCCCCGGCGAAAACGAATTTTTGATTGAAACCTTTAAAACTCGCGAAGGATACCACGCGCTTTTTTACCCTTTTGAGGGGCGATTTGTACACGAGGCAATGAGCAGTTTGCTGGCGTACCGGATAAGTTTGCTATTGCCGATTACCTTCTCTTTGGCGTACAACGACTACGGCTTTGAACTTCTAAGCGATCAGTTTTTGGATATTCAAACGGTGTTGGACAACAATCTTTTTTCTTCAGAATATTTATATGAAGACCTTCAAAAAAGTTTAAATTCCACTGAATTGGCTCGTCGAAAATTTCGAGATATTGCTGTAATTAGCGGCATGGTTTTTCAAGGATATCCAAACAAAGTCATTAAAACAAAACATTTGCAAAGCAACAGTCAATTGCTTTTTGACGTTTTTCGGGATTACGAATCCGACAATCTTTTGTACCTTCAAGCCTATCGTGAAACTTTTGAACATCAATTGGAGGAAGGCAGATTGCGGCAAGCTTTGGAACGTATAAATTCACAAAAAATAATTTGGAAACAATGTGAAAAAGCAACGCCTTTCAGCTTTCCGATTATTACGGACAGGCTCCGCGAAAAACTTTCTTCGGAAAAATTGGCGGATCGGATTAAAAAAATGACTTTGCAATTGGAAAAATGA
- a CDS encoding dihydrolipoyl dehydrogenase family protein, translated as MAQKEYDVFVIGTGTAGKTVAYDFAAAGMKVAIADNREFGGTCPNRGCDPKKVLVGITEAMQLSENLKGKGIISVPKISWKDLQKFKSTFTDAVPASTEKKLKEAGIEMFHQSPKFLDENTLSVEGKTVKAKKIVIATGQKPMELKIPGREHLKVSDDFLELEELPESIVFVGAGYIGMEFAHIAARCGAKVTVIEFEDRPLGPFEADIVSHLTKASEELGIKFIFNAEVSKVEKLQKNYRVSFKKNGKTESIDTRMVFNTAGRAPSIDELDLEKGNVTFEKGGISVNEYLQNTTNKNVYACGDVSASGSLPLTPTSSQEARIVSLNIRQGNSTKMDFPPVPSVVFTIPQIAAIGLTEKEAKEKGYDFVVEYKSVPKWFNAKRIKEEVYAYKTIVDKERNIVLGAHIVAAEAGEMINLFVLAMCGKLTTENLKAMIFAYPTWGNDIKGMV; from the coding sequence ATGGCACAAAAAGAATACGACGTTTTTGTAATAGGAACCGGAACTGCAGGCAAAACTGTGGCATACGATTTTGCTGCCGCAGGAATGAAAGTGGCGATTGCCGACAACCGCGAATTTGGCGGAACTTGCCCAAATAGAGGCTGCGATCCGAAAAAAGTTTTGGTGGGAATTACTGAAGCTATGCAGCTTTCGGAAAATTTAAAAGGGAAGGGAATTATTTCCGTTCCAAAAATAAGTTGGAAAGATCTTCAAAAATTTAAATCCACCTTTACCGATGCCGTGCCCGCCTCCACCGAAAAGAAATTGAAAGAAGCCGGAATTGAAATGTTTCACCAATCGCCCAAATTTTTGGATGAAAACACACTTTCGGTAGAGGGAAAAACGGTGAAAGCGAAGAAAATTGTAATCGCTACCGGGCAAAAACCGATGGAACTGAAAATTCCCGGCCGGGAACATTTAAAAGTGAGCGACGATTTTTTGGAATTGGAAGAACTGCCCGAAAGCATCGTGTTTGTTGGCGCGGGCTATATTGGGATGGAGTTTGCCCACATTGCCGCGCGCTGCGGTGCAAAAGTTACGGTAATTGAGTTCGAGGATCGTCCGCTCGGGCCTTTTGAAGCCGATATCGTTTCGCACCTCACAAAAGCTTCGGAAGAATTGGGAATCAAATTTATTTTCAATGCCGAAGTTTCTAAAGTTGAAAAACTTCAGAAAAATTATCGTGTTTCATTTAAAAAAAATGGTAAAACCGAATCAATTGATACCAGAATGGTTTTTAACACTGCTGGTCGCGCACCTTCAATTGATGAACTTGATTTGGAAAAAGGAAATGTTACTTTTGAAAAAGGTGGAATTTCGGTGAACGAATATCTTCAAAATACAACCAATAAAAACGTTTACGCTTGCGGTGATGTTTCGGCAAGTGGTTCTTTACCGTTAACGCCCACTTCTTCGCAGGAAGCTCGGATTGTTTCATTGAATATCCGTCAGGGAAACAGTACTAAAATGGATTTTCCGCCGGTTCCATCGGTTGTTTTTACTATTCCGCAGATTGCTGCAATAGGTTTAACCGAAAAAGAAGCAAAAGAAAAAGGCTACGATTTTGTGGTGGAATACAAAAGCGTTCCGAAATGGTTTAACGCGAAGCGAATCAAAGAAGAAGTTTATGCGTACAAAACAATTGTGGACAAAGAACGAAATATTGTATTGGGCGCCCATATAGTCGCTGCCGAAGCCGGAGAAATGATCAATCTTTTCGTCCTCGCAATGTGCGGAAAATTAACTACCGAAAATTTAAAAGCAATGATTTTTGCGTACCCCACTTGGGGGAATGATATTAAGGGAATGGTTTAA
- a CDS encoding YraN family protein, whose product MASHNELGKIGEEIAAQYLLKRGYKILRRNFYFQKAEIDIIAQKEEGTVVIVEVKTRNSAFFGDPQSFVTPSKIKLLVKAANEYIISNNLNVEVRFDIIAILKNQKEEKLEHFENAFYHF is encoded by the coding sequence ATGGCAAGCCACAACGAACTTGGAAAAATAGGAGAAGAAATAGCCGCACAATATTTATTGAAAAGGGGTTATAAAATTCTACGTCGTAACTTTTATTTTCAAAAGGCCGAAATAGATATAATTGCTCAAAAAGAAGAAGGAACCGTTGTTATTGTAGAAGTAAAGACCCGAAACAGCGCATTTTTTGGCGATCCGCAAAGCTTTGTAACTCCTTCAAAAATCAAACTTTTGGTAAAGGCGGCCAATGAATATATTATTTCAAATAATTTAAATGTGGAAGTTCGGTTTGATATTATTGCAATTCTAAAAAACCAAAAAGAAGAGAAATTAGAACATTTTGAAAATGCTTTTTATCACTTTTAA